Part of the Nostoc sp. ATCC 53789 genome, CTGCATCAATCAGCAACACCTTTTTTTTCTTCGCAAAGTTTGCAGCCAGATTGACTGCGGTAGTCGTTTTGCCGACTCCTCCTTTACCGTTGAGAATAGCGATGATTTTTGGCACTGCTTGCTTCCGATGCTGCCTCTTGTTAGCGCTAGCGGGGCGTTTAGCCCGTGCTGAGTTAGGAGTGCTGAGTTAGGAGTAAAGACGCAATTAATCGCATCTGTACAAGAGTTTTTATTATTCTCTTTTCAGTTCTCAGTCTCCAGTCTCTAGTCCCCAATCATGAATATACCGCTTTCTGTAACCTTAAATAACATGAAAAGTCGTAACAATAAAATTCAGAAGCCATCAAATTTACAAACTTCTATGACAGTAACTTACAATCTGCCTGATGGGCCTCAAATGCCGCGCTGGTTGCGGATGATCAAGTTTATTACTCAGCCAGTGAAATATGTCGATGATTTTGCCAAAACCTATGGTGACACTTTCACCATCAGGAGTAGTAGCTCTGATAACCATCTTGTGTATTTTAGTCAACCCCAAGCGCTTGAGCAGATTTTTACTGCTGATTCGAGCCATTTTGAGGTTGGGAGGGGAAACACAGGACTAAGATTTTTACTTGGCGATCGCTCCTTTATGTTATCAGATGGCGATCGCCACCAACGGCAACGGCAACTATTAGCTCCCCCCTTTCATGGCGAAAGGATGCGGGCTTATGGTGAGGATATTCGGAAAATAACCCAACAGGTGAGCCATGAATGGCAAATTGGCAAGCCTTTTAATATCCGTGAGTCGATGCAAGAAATTACTTTGCGTGTTATCTTGCGGGTTGTCTTTGGTTTGAATGAGGGAGAGCTTTTTGAAGAACTAAGGCGATCGCTAAGTGATTTATTAGACTTCATCACTTCGCCCCTAATGTCCAGCGCCTTCTTTTTCCAGTTCATGCAAAAAGATTTCGGTGCGTGGAGTCCCTGGGGTTGGGTTCTGCAACAACGGCAAAAAATTGATCGACTGATTTATGCTTTACTTCGAGAACGTCGCGCCCAAACCGATCAAAATCGCCAAGATATCCTAAGTTTGATGATGGCGGCTCGTTACGACGATGGTCAAGGGATGTCAGATGAAGAATTACACGACGAGTTAATGACACTGCTAGTAGCGGGACATGAAACTACCGCTTCTTCATTAACGTGGGCTTTTTACTGGATTGATCGTTTACCAGAGGTGCGTGAGAAGTTGCTAAAGGAACTCAACACCATTGGAGTTAACCACGATTTGAGTAGTGTAGGTAAATTGCCCTATTTGACAGCAGTTTGCCAAGAAACACTACGAATTTACCCAATTGTCATGGCTGCTTTCCCCCGGATTGTGAAAACCCCAATTACAATTATGGGCTACGAACTGCGAGAGGGAACGGTAATAATCCCCAGTATTTATTTAGCGCATCATCGAGAAGAAGTTTATCCACAACCCAAGCAGTTTAAACCAGAACGCTTTTTAGAAAGACAATATTCACCTTATGAATATTTACCCTTTGGTGGCGGTAATCGTCGCTGTATTGGGATGGCATTTGCCCAGTATGAAATGAAAATTGTCTTGGCAACTGTTCTATCTGACTTTCAAGTATCGCTAGTGAATAAACGTCCTGTGCGTCCTGTACGCCGTGGATTAACTGTCGCTACACCGGCAGGAATGCGGATGTTTGCTACACCTCAAGTCAAGCGTGCAAATACGCCAGCCTTAGTTTAGGCAAGTAGGGTGGGCATTAAACCTGGATTTCTCACAAGTAAGAAATCAAGGAGTGTGGGAGGTGTGGGAGGTGTGGGAGGTGTGGGAGGTTGGGGAAGAAATCTGACCCCGCACACTTCTCCTGCCTACAGTATCGTGAGAAATCTGGGTAAAATGCCCACCCTACTATCGTGTAATAATTACGAGATATCCTGATTTTCTTGCTTGTTAGCAAGTTGTTCATAATGTTCCTTATCGCGGTATTTAATTGTTCTCATCGGTTGATTTCCAACAATTGCTAAAGGTTCAACATTAGCAGTTACAACCGTACCAGCCGCCACAATTGCACCATCTCCAATAGTAACTCCCGGAATAATTAGGACATTTCCGCTAATCCAAACATTGCGGCCGATGACAACAGGTTTATGGATGTAGACATTATGTTCATAAGGCAAATCATTACTTTGATAGTCGTGATTTGCAGAGAGGATAATAACATTAAATCCGAGTGTGGTGTTGTCGCCAATTGTAATTCCACCACGTCCATCTAATAAGACATCCGGGCCGATGTAGACTTTATTTCCCAGAGATACATTTTGTGGATGGTCAATTTTAATATCTCGCTTAAATCGTAAACCTGAGCCACAAAATTTTAATTGACTCTTCAGTTCTTGATGCTTGTAGCGCCTAATTTTGGTTTCTAGATATTCTCCCCACCGTACCAGACGAGGTACTAGCCATTGTTCTAATAATCGTTCTAATTTATTCGTAATTTTATTTTTGATCTCTTTCATAAAACCTCACAGGAGTTTGACTAACCTCTGGTTTTAGCCCAGAAAGGCAAAATAAAGCGGGTATCCTAACACACGTCACGCTTGTTAGGTTTCCCCAATTAGAGTATTTTCTCTCACGTGAAAGTTATAATAATTAAAAATCTCTATTAGGGATTGAAACTATCAGATATCTGGCAAAATGATCCCTGAAACACGTGTTACTAAAACGTATATTAAATTACTCCAATCTTTTCCTCCTCGTCCCATAACTTCCGAGGAAGAATTGCTGGCTACGCAAGAAGTCATTGATTCATTTATTGATAAATTATCTTCCTTTGTGTTCCTCTGCGCTTCCCTCCGCGTCCCTTTGCGTTAAAAACATAAAATTAGATATTCATCGCGGTATTATAGCGTAGCATCTAAAGATGTTTTCTAAAGTTGTAACCCATCTAAAAAGACCTTAAAACTAGAAAACAAGTAATCAGTTCTAAAGTTTTACAATTTTAAGTATCTCATCGCGTGTTTCTTCAGGTAATTTACTCTTTGTATAAACAACAAATTTTGCTAAATCATAATTTGAATGATGCTTAACAAAATGCTCGTTCAAATCAAACCCATTACTAACAATCCCACCATTACGTTCGTTAAATATTTAGATAGATTCTTCTAAATCTGGAGAAGGAAGAATCAACACAACATTTATATATGGCTCTAAAACTTGTTGCACTCGTCTGAAAAGATCGTCATCTTCATAAACAGAATGGCCTGCACCAAAATCAATAACACAACTGCTATATTCCGAAAGTACTCTTTCAACCGCGTAAGCTTCAAAGGGTTTCCAATAACGATAAATACCTGGAAATCCTTCTTTTTCTCTTATTTATTTTGCTAGTTCCTCATCATAGTTTATTTCCTTATAATAATTCAATCGTACATCGTCCATAGAACACTGCGGAATCCCTAACTTATGAGCAAGGAGTTTTCCAAGTGTGCTTTTACCTGTACTAATTGGCCCAATGAGAATAATATCTGAAATATTACGACTCATTTTAAAAAGCCTAAAGATTAGAAACAACTCATGCTATACAAATAAATAAGCCTTAGTTAGTTATAACTTCAACTCCTCCCTCATCCTCTCTTCCAGCACATCTAATAACCCATCTACATCCTTCCCAGCTTGCTCAAAACAAATCGGTGGTGCTGGTTCCGGTGCAAACTGAATTAACTTAATTTCACCTTTACCAATGCCAATCATCACAACTTCTATTTCCGGTTTGTGATTTTCAACAATTCCCAAAATTTCTTGCAGCCGATTATCAACTTTAATATTTAAATTCTCTATCTGTTCTTTCGGACAATAAACAAAATGCGGCGTTGGTTGCAAATCAATACCAACAGTACCCTGAGTGTCACCATTAGCTAACCACAATCCCCAAAAAAGCGCCGCTAATTCCTGCTGATTTGCTTTGACAAACCTATCCAACTGGACACGCCACTTGTTATCACCTGATTCTGGTTGATTATTGCCAAAAAACATAAATAATTCGTAATGAAGACACAAAACAATGGGCGAAACTTATCTCAAACCTGACTGTACACGCCAGAGGCTAGAATAAATTCCATCTTTCTCCAGCAATTGCTCATGGGTTCCCGACTCTACTAATTTCCCATGTTCCATGACATAAATGCAATCGGCATTGCGGATAGTGGAAAGACGATGAGCGATCGCAATTGTAGTTCTATCTACTGTAATCCGTTCTAGCGATCGCTGGATTGCCGCTTCTGTCTCATTATCCACTGCTGAGGTAGCTTCATCTAAAATCAGAATGGGGGGATTCTTTAAGACTGCGCGGGCGATCGCAATCCGTTGTCTTTGTCCACCAGATAACTTTTGTCCTCTTTCCCCCACAATTGTCTCATAACGTTGGGGCAAGTTAATAATAAATTCGTGCGCCTCGGCTATCTTCGCCGCCGTGATAATCTCTTGCTCTGTAGTCTCAAAGCTACCATAAGCAATATTCTCTGCTACAGTGCCATGAAATAGAAAGACATCTTGACTCACCAAACCAATACAGCGCCGTAAATCTTGCAAATTTAAACTTTGCAAATCAATACCATCGAGAGTAATGCTTCCAGTTTGCACTTCGTATAACCGCAACAAAAGTTTGACTAAAGTGCTTTTGCCAGAACCCGTTGAACCAACAATTGCAATGGTTTTCCCCGCCGGAATATCCAAAGACAGATTTTTAATTACTGGAAATCTATCTTTATAAGCAAAATAAACATTTTTAAATTGCACTTCACCGCGCACTTCATTCACAGGTAACGCCACATCACCTGTATGAATGGCGATAGGAGTATCTAACAAATTCATGACTCGATTAGTAGAAGCCATTGCCCGTTGATATTGGTCAAAAGTTTCGCCTAATCTAGTTAAAGGCCATAGCAATCGCTGGATTAAAAACACTAATACGCTATAAGTACCTACAGACATTTGTCCAGAAACTGCTGCCATCCCACCATATAATAGTAATGCCGTGAAACCTACCAAAATCAGCATCCGAATTAACGGTACAAAAGCAGCAGAAAGAGTAATCGCCTTGGCATTACTGCGGCGATAAGCGTCACTATCTAATTCCAAACGAGAGGCTTCATAAGTTTCGGCCGTGAAACTTTTAATGGTAGTTATTCCACTAATATTATTTGACAAACGCGAATTTAGGAAACCTACCTTTTCTCGGACATCAGCGTAGCGAGGTGCAAGCAGTCGTTGGTAAGCAAAAGAACCCCAAAGGATAAATGGCATTGGTGACAAAGCCATCCACGCTACACTAGGAGCCAAAATAAAGAAAGCAGCGCCAATAATTAGAACAGTTGCAGAAACTTGAATAATATCATTTGCTCCTCCATCCAAAAAACGCTCTAATTGGTTAATATCATCACTGAGGATAGACATTAAACCACCAGTGCTACGTTCTTCAAAATAAGCCAATTCCAACTCTTGCAAATGTTTATAGGCATCCAAACGCAAGTCATGCTGAATATTCTGAGCTAAATTTCGCCAAAGTCGAGCGTAGGCGTATTCAAAAACAGATTCTAGTATCCAAATGATGACAGTCAGGAAGGAAATAATCAAAAATTGTTGAAAAACATCGCGTACCCCTAACTGGGCAATTATAGAATCCTGCTGTTTAACGACTACATCCACTGCCACGCCAATTAAGCCGGGTGGTGCCAAGTCGAAAAATTTATTGAGGATAGAATAAGTAGTCGCTAGCCAAATTTGTTTACGATACTGATGTCCATACTCAAGCAAACGCTGGAGAGGCTGCGTTGAATGTTTACGCCTTCTTGATGCCCGATGAGATTTTAATCCAGTAGCCACGGCTTTTTGCGGTTTCGTGCAGTTGATATTACCACATAACAAAGTCTTGAGTCCTGAATCTGAAGATTGAAGACTTAATTCAGACAGACTGATGAGGCACTTAAACCCAGTCCTTTATAAAGGAATAGAATTGATCGAAATCTTATCCACCTCTGAGGTAGCTTCATCTAAAACCAAAATGGGTGGATTCTTCAAGACTGCACCCTACAAACTAATGACAATATAATTTTGACTTTTTTTCGAGATGTCTATAATAAAGGGGCTTTTACCCGTGGCTTTTTAAGATTTTGGGTATTATGCTTAATTTGCCGCATATCATATCACATCTATATGTGCAGCAAAAAATTGTCTATAAGAGTTAAAACTGAATATGGCAATCTCTAATATCCTCGAAGAACCACAGCTTTTACGTCTGAATCGCTGGTTTAGTGGACTGCGTGGCGATTTGACGGGTGGACTAACAGCAGCAGTGGTAGCATTGCCTTTGGCTTTAGCCTTTGCAGTAGCGAGTGGTGTAGAACCAAAAGCGGGACTTTATACCGCTATTGTGGCGGGAATTGTCGCGGCAATTTTTGGCGGTTCGCCAGTACAGATTACAGGGCCGACAGGTGCAATGGCTGTGGTTCTGGTGGGAATTGTCGCCAAGTACGGCCTTGAGAAAGTTTGGATTGCTGGGGTAATGGCTGGAATTATCCAGATTGCCTTGGGAGTTGCCAAGCTTGGACAGCTAGTGAAGTTTATTCCCTATCCAGTGACGGCAGGCTTTACCAATGGGATTGCCGTGATTATATTTTGCGGTCAATTAAATAATTTCTTTGGTTTACAAATACCACGTAGTGAACACTTTTTGCCGGGACTTTGGCAAAGTTTAACTCATGTAGAAGCTCTAAATTGGGCTGCTGTTGGGTTAGCAATTGTGGTAATGGCAGCCAACATTTTATGGCCCAGGATTAATAGGACAATACCGGGTTCTTTAGTGGGGTTGGTATTGGCAACGGGGATAGCAACTTATTTCCATCTGGATGTACCCACAATTGGCAGTATTCCACAATCTTTACCAATGCCTCAAGGTATTCCCCACTGGAATGATTTTAGTGTGATTCGAGAACTGATTAATCCGGCTTTGGCTTTGGCTGCACTGGGAAGTATTGAATCGTTACTGTCGGCGGTAGTGGCTGATGGGATGACAGTGAGCGAAAAACACAATAGCGATCGCGAATTAATTGGTCAAGGATTGGCAAATATTATTATCCCATTTTTTGGTGGTATTCCCGCAACAGGTGCGATCGCTCGAACTGCTGTCAATGTCCGTTCTGGCGGCAAAACCCGACTATCTGGGGTAATTCACGGCGTTGCTTTAGCCATTATTGTTTTGACTTTAGCACCCCTAGCAGCACAGATTCCCTTAGCAGCACTAGCTGGCATTCTCATGGTAGTTAGTGTACGGATGATTGAGTGGGAAGCCATTGGTTTATTGATGCGTGCTACCTACTCCGACTTTGCGGTGATGATTCTCACCTGGCTAGTAACAATTTTGTTTGATTTAGTTCTCGCTGTAGAAGTAGGATTGATTGCAGCCGGAGCATTGTTCATCAAACGGATGAGCGATTTAAGCCTAGTTAAAATACCTGAAACCGAAGTATTTCCCCCTGGTACTCCTCTGGAATTAGGTAAGGAAATTGCAGTTTATCGCGTAGATGGCCCCGTATTTTTTGGTGCTGCTGAACGCTTTGCTACCTTCCTCCGCGATGAACCGGAAGTGAAGTATTTAATTCTCCGGTTGCGCTTTGTACCAAATATGGACACAACTGGGTTAGTAGCTTTAGAAGATATTTACCATGACTTGGAACGGCACAATTGCCGCTTAATTCTCACAGGTTTACAACCCGAAGTCAAACAACTATTAGAACGAACAGGGTTGTTAAAAACAATTGGCTTATCAAATTGTTTTGAAACAACAACAGATGCGATTTGCTCTATCTCTCCTCAGATTCGAGAATGTTCTCAGCCTGTAGCAGCTGATTTGAAAACAAAAGAATTGATGGAATTAAATGACTGATATTATTTATGTTTGAAGATGCCTCTATAAGCCTGTAGAGGCAATTCATGTAGACGCGGAGCATACTCTACGAGTTCTTCAACGGATTACCCGCAGAGTATTGCCCCTACATGAATAAGGCGCAGGATCGCATGGAATGGGTATAACCAAAATGTATTGATCTATACTCACCTAAAGGTTGATATTTATTCTATATTTCATGAGATTATGAAAAGAATATGAGAATATTTAACGACAAAGTAAATGACTCCCCCAGAAAATAAACCTAGCTTACCAGAGGTTCACCGTAGTATTGGAGTTCCTAACAGCAGCAGCTTTTGGCGCAAGATGATGGCTTATACAGGGCCGGGGTATCTGGTTTCAGTCGGATACATTGATCCTGGAAATTGGGCAACAGACATCGCTGGGGGTTCAAGGTTTGGGTACACTCTATTAACAGTGATTTTGCTGTCGAACCTGATGGCAATATTACTCCAATCACTATGTGTACGTTTGGGAGTTGCTACAGGGCGAGATTTAGCACAAGCTTGTCGGGACTATTTCAGCCGAAGGGTAAGCTTTTGTTTATGGGTACTGTGTGAAATTGCGATCGCAGCTTGTGATTTGGCAGAACTACTCGGAAGTGCGATCGCACTGCAACTTTTATTCGGTATTCCCTTAGTATGGGGTGTTTGCATCACAGCATTAGATGTACTGCTATTGTTATTTCTGCAACATAAAGGCTTTCGCTATACAGAAGCCCTGGTAATAATGCTGGTAGGAACAGTAGGCATCTGTTTTACAGCTGAAATTCTATTTTCTCGCCCTGATATGGGGGGTATTTTATTGGGATATGTGCCCAAGAAAGAGATTTTATACAATCCAGAAATGCTCTATATTGCTATTGGTATTTTAGGGGCGACAGTGATGCCTCACAACTTATATTTACACTCCTCAATTGTACAAACCCGTAGTTGGCAGCCTAATACTGAAAAAAGATGGGAAGCAATTAAGTTTGGTACAATTGATTCAACTTTTGCTTTATCCTTAGCACTATTTATCAACTCAGCAATTTTAATTGTGTCTGCTGCAACATTTCATTTTTCTGGTAATCAGGATGTGGCAGAAATTCAAGATGCTTATAAATTACTTTCACCATTGTTAGGAGTTAGTGCTGCCAGTGCTATTTTTGGCATTGCTTTACTTGCTTCTGGACAAAGTTCAACGCTAACTGCAACTTTGGCAGGACAAATTGTTATGGAAGGCTTTTTGCAATTTCGCTTTCCATCTTGGTTACGCCGTTTAATAACTCGTCTACTTGCAATCATTCCAGCCTTAATTACTATCATTGTTTTTGGTGAGAATAGTACAAGCAGTTTGATAGTTTTCAGCCAAGTTATCCTCAGCTTACAGTTACCATTTGCAGTGATTCCATTGGTGATGTTTACGAGTAATCGCCGCTTGATGGGTGAGTTTGTAAATCCCTTATGGTTGAAATCGTTAGCTTGGTTAGTTGCTATTGTTATCGTAGGTTTAAATGTTTGGTTGCTATTACAAAGTATTTTGGGATGATTGTTATCAAGTAACAGTTAAAATGAAATAACAGATTGACTTTAAAATATCAACAAAAATGAGTATTATCGTCTTCGGCAGCATAAATATAGATTTGGTAGCAACAACACCCCGATTGCCAGTCCCAGGAGAAACGTTGCTAGGAGAAAAATTTTTTAAAGTTTCGGGAGGTAAAGGAGCAAATCAAGCTGTAGCATTAGCAAAACTTGGAATTCCTACCCAAATGGTGGGGCGTGTCGGTGCAGATGATTTTGGTGTGGAACTTGTCAACAATTTGCAATCATCTGGTGTGCAGATTGATAATATTTTTGTGGATGAAACTGTTAGTTCTGGAGTTGCTATTATCGCCGTCAATCATGCTGGGGAAAATCAAATTATTGTAATTCCTGGTGCAAATGGGCGTGTAAATCAAGACGATGTAGAACGATTGTCGCAGTTATTACCAGAAGCGACAGCACTACTTTTACAATTAGAAATTCCGATTACTGCGGTGGTTGCAGCCGCTAAAGCAGCAAAAAAAAGCAAAATCAGGGTAATTCTCGATCCAGCACCCGCACAATCTGATTTCCCAGATGAACTTTACCCCTTAGTGGACATTATTACACCGAATGAAGTTGAAGCCTCGCAGCTAGTGGGTTTTCCTGTAGATGGAGAAGAACAAGCGGCAAAAGCAGCCGAAGTTTTATTACAACGGGGTGTGAAATGTGCGATCGTTAAACTGGGTGCTAAAGGTGTTTTTTGTGCCACTCCTGAGGAAAAGTTTTTTGTCCCCGCGTTTCTGGTTCATGCAGTTGACACAGTAGCAGCTGGCGATGCTTTTAATGGTGGCTTAACGGCGGCACTTTTTGCAGGACTTTCTTTACATCAAGCAGTTGTTTGGGGTGCAGCAGCAGGTGCTTTAGCGACGGCAAAATCAGGCGCACAAACTTCACTACCCGATAGGTTTACATTTGATGCGTTTCTTAGAGAAAAGGCATCTGTCAGAGATTAAGTTAAGTCAGCGTAAATAATTTATGACTAGATTTTAAATACTATTACTTCTTAAGATTAAACTTGAAATTTATGCTTTGATGTGATACAAGGTACGTTAGGTAAAAAATCAAAATATCGCTAAATCCTCATTAAGCCTTTTAGTCAATTAATTGGCAATTTCTTACAGCAGATACAGATATTAAAGTTTGGAAAGTAAGCAGTCTTTTAGAAAAGCAATACCTCCTTGGTTATAGATGTAGCAAAGCGATCGCAAGTTTGATACGATTAGCTTGTAAGAATTCCCAAAGCAAGATTGTCACCATGAGCAACTCGACTCCGATGGATGACGAAAAAAATCTCCCTAAGAAAAAGGGCAGGACACTCCCTCCGAAGCTCATCATCTGGCTGGGAAAGTTTGTCTGGACGACTATGTGGCAGATAATGATGTCAAAGCTTGCTCCTAGTAATCAGTCGGGAGCATATATTCGTCCTAATAGCCAGTTTCGCAAGTTCATTGGTACAGAAGAAGGAAATCCACACCCACCAGCAGCAGGACGCTACAAACTATATGTTGGGTTGGGTTGTCCTTGGGCGCATCGAACCCTGGTTGTGCGATCGCTCAAAAAACTCGAAGCGGTAATATCAGTATGTATTGTCTCTCCTTCTCCCATTGAAGGCGGTTGGATATTCAACGAAGAAGAAGAAGGTTGTCGTACACTAGCTGAATTTTATCAACTGGCAGAACCTGGTTACAGTGGACGCTCAACAGTTCCAATTTTATGGGACAACCAAACAAAAACTATTGTTAATAATGAGAGTTCAGAGATTATCGTCATGCTGAACTCGGAATTTAACGAGTTCGCCAACAATCCCACACTGAATCTTTACCCAGAAGCACTTAAAGAGAAAATTGACTGGTGGAATGAGAAAATTTATCACGCGGTAAATAACGGTGTGTATCGCTGCGGTTTTGCCCAAACCCAAGAAGCATACAATCAAGCCTGTAATGAACTGTTTGCGACTCTCGATGAGATTGACATTGCATTGCAAACTAGTCGATATCTGTGTGGAGACAATCTCACGCTTGCAGATGTCCGTTTATTCACGACGTTGTTTAGGTTTGATAGTGCCTACTACGGGTTGTTTAAGTGTAATAGACAGCGAATTCGAGACTATCACAACTTAGGAGCTTACTTACGCGATTTATATCAGCTTCCCGGTGTAGCTGATACCTGCGATGTCGAGAGTGTGAAGCGAGACTACTACGGGAACCTCTTCCCACTCAACCCCGGTGGGATTATTCCTGATGGGCCTGATATGTCTTATCTTTATGAACCATCGGGGCGCGATCGCATCGGCACACTGAATGCTTCATAATGTACATTGAGAACTGATACCTCGATGGCTGCACGTCTGGAGTTGGTGTAATTGTGAACCAGATTAATCGAGTTGCAATTGTTGGTGGAACTCATGGCAATGAGTTTACTGGGGCCTATTTAATCCAAAAATTTGCTCAATTTCCCGACTTGATTACTAGACAAAGTTTTGAGACAATTACTTTGCTAGCAAATCCTAACGCTTTTGCCGCCGGGAGGCGATATGTAGAGAAGGATTTAAATCGCTGTTTTCTTCAGCAAGATTTACAAGATCCAACTCTTAACAGTTACGAAGAATTGCAAGCTAAATCAATTCAAAACACTCTAGGATCAAACAGAAATAAACAAGCAGATTTTATCTTAGACTTACACAGCAGTACTGCTAACATGGGTCTGACAATTATTTTGGTAAACAGTCATCCATTAAACTTGCAATTGGCTGCTTATCTCAGTCAGATTAGCCCTTTGGTGAGGATTTATCGCTGCTCTTTTAAATCAATTGCAGAAAATCCATTTGTAAATTCCCTGTGCGAATTAGGCTTTGCGATCGAGGTTGGTCCTATTGCCCAGGGTATATTAAAAGCGACGTTGTTCCAACAAACAGAAGAACTTGTTTATGCGGTTCTCGACTATCTAGAACAGTTTAATGAAGGTAAAATTTCATCAACTAATGAAACGTTGATTCTCTATGACCATTTATCAGTTGTGGACTATCCAAAACAACAGGATGGGAAAATCTTTGCGATGATTCATCCAGAGCTTCAGGACAAGGATTACCAAGCCTTGAACCCAGGAGATCCAATATTTATAACCTTTGATGATAAAACAATTGTTTATGAGGATGAATCTACCGTTTGGCCGATTTTTATTAATGAGGCAGCTTACTACGAAAAGGGAATTGCAATGTGTTTCACTCAAAAACAGCAAATCAATATCTAGTAAGATGTTTAAAATTTTTTGTATAATCGCTTTTTATTGAAAGTAATGATATAAATTGAGCATCATAATCTAGAAAATATGCTGATCTAATTTATAATCTCTGTAGCTGGTACGATGTCTAATAGCGCGTCGTAGTCACTTCTAAGGAATAAAGTTGCAGGTTATTAAATCTGTTTTCCTAAAACTTAATTTACGCTTAAAATTATCCAAATACTTAAACTTATAATGAAAACGAAGCAACGAGGAAACAAACCAATAGCCAGTCTTTCTTTAGACTTGGATAATGTTTGGTCTTTTCTAAAAAATCAGGGCGCTCCTGGTTGGGAGACTTTTCCCTCTTACTTAGATATTGCAGTCCCTCGTTTCTTAGATATTTTTCAGCAGTGGAATGTGACAATCACGGTCTTCATTGTGGGTCAGGATGCCGCCCTGGAAAAGAATACCAAGGCATTACAAGCGATCGCTAACGCTGGTCACGAAATAGGTAATCATTCATTTTACCACGATCCTTGGCTACATCTATATTCAGAGGATGAAATTGAACAAGAAGTGGCGTTGGCCGAACAACATATCAAGCGCGTTACTCATCAACA contains:
- a CDS encoding aspartoacylase is translated as MNQINRVAIVGGTHGNEFTGAYLIQKFAQFPDLITRQSFETITLLANPNAFAAGRRYVEKDLNRCFLQQDLQDPTLNSYEELQAKSIQNTLGSNRNKQADFILDLHSSTANMGLTIILVNSHPLNLQLAAYLSQISPLVRIYRCSFKSIAENPFVNSLCELGFAIEVGPIAQGILKATLFQQTEELVYAVLDYLEQFNEGKISSTNETLILYDHLSVVDYPKQQDGKIFAMIHPELQDKDYQALNPGDPIFITFDDKTIVYEDESTVWPIFINEAAYYEKGIAMCFTQKQQINI
- the rbsK gene encoding ribokinase: MSIIVFGSINIDLVATTPRLPVPGETLLGEKFFKVSGGKGANQAVALAKLGIPTQMVGRVGADDFGVELVNNLQSSGVQIDNIFVDETVSSGVAIIAVNHAGENQIIVIPGANGRVNQDDVERLSQLLPEATALLLQLEIPITAVVAAAKAAKKSKIRVILDPAPAQSDFPDELYPLVDIITPNEVEASQLVGFPVDGEEQAAKAAEVLLQRGVKCAIVKLGAKGVFCATPEEKFFVPAFLVHAVDTVAAGDAFNGGLTAALFAGLSLHQAVVWGAAAGALATAKSGAQTSLPDRFTFDAFLREKASVRD
- a CDS encoding glutathione S-transferase family protein is translated as MSNSTPMDDEKNLPKKKGRTLPPKLIIWLGKFVWTTMWQIMMSKLAPSNQSGAYIRPNSQFRKFIGTEEGNPHPPAAGRYKLYVGLGCPWAHRTLVVRSLKKLEAVISVCIVSPSPIEGGWIFNEEEEGCRTLAEFYQLAEPGYSGRSTVPILWDNQTKTIVNNESSEIIVMLNSEFNEFANNPTLNLYPEALKEKIDWWNEKIYHAVNNGVYRCGFAQTQEAYNQACNELFATLDEIDIALQTSRYLCGDNLTLADVRLFTTLFRFDSAYYGLFKCNRQRIRDYHNLGAYLRDLYQLPGVADTCDVESVKRDYYGNLFPLNPGGIIPDGPDMSYLYEPSGRDRIGTLNAS